The Branchiostoma lanceolatum isolate klBraLanc5 chromosome 3, klBraLanc5.hap2, whole genome shotgun sequence DNA segment ATCCTTTATTAGCAAAAATATAATATCCTGAATATTTTCATAGTAGGGCAAGAAGTCCACAATGGTTTATCAAATGTATGGTAGTCTAAAAGAATCTTATATCATAATGCTGTGATTGTCTGGATGAAATGATATATATTAATAGAGTGATGAAAACAAGTTTCAGTTTTAGTGCATACAGCTTGTTTTGGTCCACTGATGCCGGTTGGTCTGAAAGAGTGACCTCATGTCTTGGGCATGTTCCAAGCTGATCCAATGTTGGTATTACTTTCAGTTTCAAAGAGTTACAGTAACACACTCCACACAATGTTGTTATGTAAGTCTTTTCACATTTGGTGTATGGAAATCTTCTCTAAGAGAAGAATATACTTTTAGAACTTGGTACCGTATATTAGCAATagggtatcatcatcatcataatcatcagtaaatcaaatcatgatgatgtaTGATTCTATCTTTCTCAAAGTCTTATGATCATGATGTAATGATGTCTTGTTGAAATTGATATTCAGtacatgatttacagtaatacctTTTCTGCAACACCATCTTTAAGATGTTTATACTTAGTCATAGCCAGACTTAAACTAAGATGTAAAATAGGTTACTCTTCTTCCCTGCAGTTACATTGATGACCACCAGGAGGAGTATGTGAAGCGGCTGTCAGATGTGGTGGCCATCAAAAGTGTGTCTGCCTGGCCGGAGGTCAGGGGGGAGGTCACCAGGATGGTCAAGCACACagccaaggtacatgtatgaaaaggatcatactagtagatatcttgtaaaatatcataatagATCGTACATTTATTGACCTTTGTACTTAGTACTTCTGTTTCCTGTAGAAAACAGTAGCCAAACATTTCTGTGTCTTTGACCTTGGCATATCAAGGTTACCATCTGCATTTCCACGTTTGAAAGTGGGTTCCCTATGGTCTAGGGCTGTCTCTATATGACCTGTCCCTCTggcccaggacagaaattttccAAAAAATTTGACCCTGTTAGTCCATAAACTTATAATAATAaagtctgaacttcatgacatgaaattgatgaagaaGTATTTTCCGATTTTACACTGAAAATTaataacatgggctcccaaacaatgaatgggacAGTCCTtctgctgtgtcaggaatgcatGATATTGTCTTGTTTTTTGCACAGAGTTGTATACATATTTGcctacataggtagatatatgaacaggacATGATGATATCATATTTATATCTCAGTCTGTAATGTGATACCATGACTCCTGTAGGAACTTGAAGCCCTGGGTGCCACAGTAGAGCTCTGTGACCTCGGGATGCAGAAACACCCGGACGGCTCCGAGATCCCCCTGCCGCCATGCATTCTGGGATATCTGGGCAAGGACCCCAAGAAGAAGACTGTTGCCGTATATGGTCATCTGGATGTGCAGCCTGCCCACAAGGTGAatttttaccattatttttACCTTTACTACCTGATACACCTGTCCactatatttatctccatgaaaaatggtgatatagtttttggcgtgtctgtgtgtgtgtctgtgtgtctgtttgtgtttccagactcttgtagtcagcataactggcacctctggatggattacgatatttggtatgtgggtaggtgttgggaaggtcaaggtcgattttgggccccctggtatgtgaccttggtactgcagcataactttttgtatcttttgacctggacgtactatggtcttgatttttttcgtggcagatagcttgtgatgtaatgaagaagtgatgtaggttttggccccctagtttGTAAAAGTTTCTCCCATACTTCCACATTATTAGATCAAGTCAATAGCATTTGATGATttcttacattgtattttcttaAAATCTAGTTGTGATTCAACTGCACTTACATTAGGGCTGAGGAAACAAAATGTCTGACAGATTTCTTTTTCCCCCTATGATTTTGTCCAGGAGGATGGGTGGGACACTGAGCCGTTTGTTCTGACAGAAATCGATGGCAAAATGTACGGCAGGGGCTCCACAGATGACAAGGTGCGTTGTGAAATTGTGTATGGATAAAGGTTTGTAACACAAACAAATCAACCAGAAACTCTGTATCAATGATTGCATCTTGTGTCTGAAAAATAGGAAATACTTCTGTGAATTTGTACACTCTTAGCTACATTGGGGATGAAAAACAGAGCTAAGCTTAGCCCTTCATTTGAGTAGTAGAAAATGTAAATCTGTAAGTCATTATTATTAAGAAAATGAACCTTGTATGACTCTTTCAGGGTCCTGTGCTTGGTTGGTTGAACTGTATCGAGGCCTACCAGAAGATCGGACAGGAACTCCCAGTTAACCTCAAGGTGTGAATCTGAGAGACTGTTCTTTTACTAATCCTCTCCCTGCTGCAAGCTCATGTATAATATATTAAATGTCTGTTGACTGAAGGACTAAGTATAGGGAAAGGTTTTAGATCCTTCAGGTTTCAGGGTCTTAGTAGATCAATGTTTCACCTTGCACCAGTGCATTGACATGATCAGTCTTTATCATATCAAACTATCAGTGCACCAGTCTAATTTTGTTGTGTATTATGCCTGAAAATATAACACAATGGACTGCTGTCAGAATGTAAACTGTTTCACAGATAAAACTGTTTAATTTTAAACATGATAGATTCATGTCTTCATGATAATTGACTCACAAATGAATCTCTTTTCATGATCAGTTCATCTTTGAGGGGATGGAGGAGTCAGGGTCGGAGGGGCTGGATGATCTTCTGATCTCTAAGAAAGACAGCTTCCTCAAGGTATGGACAAGCAGGCAAAGGCACACAACAGATACAACACATAACCCATGACTGTATCCTATCTCCTTTAGATATGTGTGTCCTAATCTCTATACAGAAGTTTCTCACATGTTAGGTGTGATTTGAGACGTGGTGCATATTTGAAGTTTTACTTACAATGACTGCATGTCCTAAATGTGGCCACTTATTTACATGCCaacattttttctgtttttgaaATGTTACTCTTTCCTAGGATGTGGACTATGTGTGCATTTCTGACAACTACTGGCTTGGGAAGAACAAACCCTGCATCACATATGGACTCAGGTGGGTCAAAACAGTCCCTGAGATATTATGTCAATTACAATGTCAGTCTGATGTATACCACAAATATAATGACAATTGGTAGCAAGTATCTGAGAACTTCCAGCCAATTCCTGTAACTGGAATATTTCTGCAGTTAATTTTTGTGGTAACATAAACATAGCCTCTGACATTGATATGTTTTAAGTTTGGCTTTTTACAACTAGCTCTCAACATGTCTTCTTCTATTATAGTTAGATGCCATTGTGAGAAGAGATATCAAAAGCCTATCTTTGATTGTTTCTGTACTTTTTCTATCCTGCAGGGGAATCTGTTACTTCTTCCTGGAGGTTCAGTGTGCTACTAAAGACCTGCACTCTGGAGTGTTTGGTGGATCTGTGTAAGACTAACATCTctatattatttttttgaaagaaGATTTTCATAGATAACAACTCACTGAATATCATCTATTCTTAACAAGTAAATAACATCAGAGCATTGTACCAACAACCATGTGTGTGTAGATTGCTTGATGATATATTCTCTGAAAGCAGCAAAGGACAATTTTTCTATCATTGCTGGTATTTTAACTGGTCGATAGGATTTCCTACATAAGTGCATCATAGATCCACTGTGGTAGTTAAGACACTTTGTTcaatagacgaatttgaacgACACAAACTGATGTCGTCATAGGGGAGATTTAactcacaaactgtctatgCAATTGCGCATGTCTGTTAAGAATAGAATGTGTTTGAACGACAGTCCCCGAACCCCGGCCTGTGTCATGGAGCATGGTGTCTCCCGGCTATTCACTTCCTGTGGGCGGTCTGGTGCCTGCACACATGCCGTCAAACGTTTCCAGATATCGCTATACAATGTCGATAACTATTCCCTTTTTCcgttcaaattcgtctattcAGTGACTACTGTATGAACTATGATATATGTTAACTAGGAAAGCTGATAACTAGGAAATGTTctcccccccaccccccatgtGCAGTCATGAGGCCATGACTGACCTGATAGGTCTGATGTCCAGTCTGGTGGACACCAAGGGTAACATCAAGGTGCCAGGTATCAACGAGATGGTCACCACGGTAACAGACGAGGAGTTGGCATCATACGAACCCATCGACTTCGACATGGTCAGACTATCAGGATATTCTTTCAACTGTGGACTCTTCCTTGATCTTGTGATTTTTAGAAATTTCTTTCCCACTTGCTTTCTTTTTGAAACAcacatttatttagtaattCGTAAGTTAAGTTAACAATAGCAGTCTGTTCATCTTATGtcatgattatgtatatatacgtTCCTTTTAATATTGCaatctgtatgtatgtctgtttgtatttgtatgtaagaTTAACCCTGTAAGATACGACTAAAGGGTATtgtaataaatgaaatgaatgaagcAATGGAGTTTGAAGCCTCATTTATAAGAGTTTCATGGGCCAAAAAATCTACCATCAGTTGAATTTTTGTCTTCCCTTTCAATTTCACAACGTTGAAATAGTATTGATTCTAAGTTGCCATGAAACCTCAACATCAAATGTAAGAATCttttatacctacatgtataggcAATACAGAGATGATTCTTGTAAACATGGAAGTATGGTACTATCTGATTATGCATTTGAAGACTTGTGTCATGACCTTGGTTGTCCTCTGACCTGAACAGGAGACCTACAGGGCAGACTTGGGGCACAAACGTCTCCTTCACGACACCAAGGCAGGAATCCTCATGCACCGCTGGAGGTTCCCCACCCTCTCCCTCCATGGTACAGTCCAGTAGGATTTCACAGCTTACATTTGTAGACTGATATCACATGTCATGCATGTCCTTAATGATGGAGTGTAAGCATCTAAAACTTAATATTTATGAAAATGGCAAATGAGGCACGAAGACAACAAATACAGCCAAAAAGAAATAGCTACATCAGCAAACTGAAGATACATGGAAACATGTGTGTTGTAATAAAAGACTGGCTCCATACCTTTTTTCAGTTGGATGATCATGATttgatgttcttttttttttaacgatctcgctcaatgcaaggctgtaagaggccacttctcggcattgaactTGTTCATATATTTTGCTAAAGATTGCAGTGGAGGTTatatatcatcatcagtcgacgtgcttacgggTTATACAGCCCCTtatggggtgacataccctttcgttgacTGATACAAGATGGGGATGCACCGGCACTATaactacatgttgtatttgtcacCGCTGCAGGTATTGAGGGTTCGTTTGACGGTGCTGGTGCCAAGACTGTCATCCCGCGGAAGGTGATCGGGAAGTTCTCCCTGCGCCTGGTGCCGGACATGCTGCCTGACCAGGTGGAGAAGTGTGTGGTGGACTACCTGAACAAACTGCACAAGAACAGCGGCAGCCCCAACGAGATCAGGTAAGGAATGTTACATGCATTTATCTGGAAAGAAATTCTTAAGTAAAAGTCCTCATGTTAGCTTCCTGGTGAGCCACCAAAATGCTGGACAAGGGGTGCGTACATTAATGGGGTTTTCCCCTTGAACGTTTTAGCTCCCTTGGTCAGGTCTGCGATCACCCCCAAATTGTGAGTGCATACTTTATAGGGGATGCATACTCTATTGGAAACTTTACaataataaaattttgaattgaAAGGAATATGTCCCCAATCAGGTTTCTTCTTTAAAATCACATGTGACGAatcctttttaaaaatcttaaacCTTTTTTAAATCTCATTTGTAACTGAGTTGCTGTCAGTTACTCTAAAATCTAAATCTTTTAAACCTTTTTTAAAATCTCCTTTATAACTGATCGATGAGTTGCTGTTTTTAATTTCCCTTTTGTAAAAAATGTTGCTATTTTTAGTTTCTGTTtaaaatttctcttttttccaGTGTTACCATGGGGCATGGGGGTAAGCCGTGGGTGAGTGACTTCAACCATCCTCACTACATCGCAGGACGTAAGGCAACCAAGACTGGTGAGCTAAATACTGAGAGGATTGTGTTGTACATTCTGACAAAAAGATATCGAGCTCTTGCTTGAGAACTTACCCAAAATCTTTATTACATTACATGTTTACTCTTTCCCCAAATCAACACTTAGGAAACTTTAAGGTACATTCACTTGATATTTGATGTTGATACCATCTATTGTCTACATCTAGATGAGCTGAGCAACGTATATGTTAACATCCTTTCTGATCCACAATCTGAACAGTTTGGAACTGTGAGCCTGACTTGACTCGCGAGGGTGGGAGTATCCccgtgaccttgaccttccaaGAGGTCACCGGCAAGAACGTTATGCTTCTGCCCATGGGCGCCTGCGACGACGGCGCACACTCCCAAAACGAGAAATTTGATCGGAAGAACTACATCCAAGGGGTACGTAGATCATGCCTTATTGATTatgattgtgtattttctatttCATCCATTAGTTTGGGGCGTGGAGCCAGATTTGACGAGGGATGGATGTAGTATTCCAGTGACGTTGACATTTGCGGATGTGACAGGGAAAAACGTGATGCTTCTCCCAATGGGTGCATGCGATGATGGGGCCCATTCCCAGAATGAAAAGTTCAACAAGAAAAACTATTTTATGGGGGTAGGTCTAAAATGTTGACTAAAGTTGTTGATTGCAATGGTATTGTGGATAAAAGATATCCTGCAAGTACTGATCAACATAGTACACAGAACGTACAACAAATTTTTAATCTCTAATATTAGGATTTTACAGACCTGTATAATTGCTATTTCAAGAAGAATACTATATCTCAGCAATTATAGATTTTTAATTGATTTCCAACATAAAATTTCAAACTCTGACCCAAAACTGGCATCAGTAATTCTTCActtaaatgtttatattttaaCTAACGTGATGTAGGTTTGTTCCAGCATCTTGGAGCAAAAAGCCCCAAATCATGTTGAGCAGCTGCCATATAATCTTCAAACCAGCAATGTAATAACTTTCAGCAGTCCTATGTATGTATAAGTAGTTGTTTGAACTTCTTCCTTTTATGATCATAGACATGATATCCAGTTCGGAAAAAAACACTGACATGTCAACatattacaaagaattaaagtGTTCTCCAGCTCAAAAATATgtactcaccggaattttcgactggTTCTAACAGTCTTCTTCAGCTGATTACATTTTTTatgttggagaacagtttaattcTTCATAATGAATTTTACGAGATGAACTTTCCTGCTAATGTCAACATTTCTTCATCCCCTCCAACAGACCAAACTGCTCGCTGCCTACCTCCACGAGGTTTCCCAGCTGGAGTGAGGACCAAGGACAGTCCAGGAAACATAACAACATTTCCACTACAACCACAGAAACAGGACCAGGCTTATACATGCTATATCAAACTGctgttctttcttttcaatgCCTTCCCCTTTCTTTGGTATCATTTTGTCAAACAGATCAAATTCAGTGTTGCAGGTTTACAgaatattgttttcttcaatGCGATTTTTGTGTAGAAGAATAAGTCGTAAATCAGATACTTAGTTGATTATGCTGCTTTCTCTTCTGTCTTAATCATTGAATTTGCTTTGAATGATTATTGTTACTTAAGATTTGTGAAtcttctgtaaattttgtggaAATATCATATCAGACTTTATTCAGCCATTAAGTGGCAAGATATTCATCATCAAATCTAAAGGGAATATTTATAACGTATTACCTCAAGATGGCAATGTTGTCGATCTTAGATTGATTCAAAAATCTCCATTGGACCAAATAATGCTGAAAGGCACggataaaatgttttaaaaaatggtacagcTCTTGTATGGTCTTATTTGCTGTCAGTCACAAGGAGACTCCCTGTTTCTTTTATTGTGCATTACAGTTGAAatagtctgtgtaacacaaactctGCTATCCGAGGCTGTAATAGCCCCTATAAGCGCAATGTCAATCAGGCTACAGTTGAATAAGTTGATGTTGTGCATTACAGTTGAAAAAGCAAAATAACAGTCAAAGCTTACTCATTTCCTATTCCAATATCGGACTCTTGTAACCTGACCGCCTCTCAAGCTTATATCTTCAGACACATTGGTAAATACCTTACACAGCTATGCTGCAACTTTGCAATTTGTGGGGATTTACCATGCAATTGTATGATTAAGGATGGCCAGGTCTTAGAAGTGACTGAATCATCAAGTGCCTTATTGTAGCCAAAGCCtgctcttacatgtacatgtaagtcgaCTCATATTAAAGTTGTCAGAAAATGTCGATCAAGCTATATGAGGCCCATGTAAAAGTAACAGACAAATTCGAGGACTGTAAAAATTTAGAGTTGTGAATAAAAGTTCTCTTGCTTCACTTTGTTTCAACTTACAATgttgtgtttgtatatatacagtCTGATGGAGGACCAatactatatgtatatatgtgagCAAATGTCAAATTGAATTATTTACATCTTCAATACAATGGTTTCAAATTTATCACCCCCCTGCCTTTTTATCTCTTTCCATTAAATTATTCAAGAACCATTAATCTGTTTGCAAATTATATTTTAAACCcattattgaaaacaaaattcgGATGTGAAATCAGTAATTGACACGTTCACATGTACAGTATGGCCCTCAGCAAAACAAACTGCCTGTGTATTGCTGACTAATAGACAATGTCAGGCTCAATATGTTAATTTCTTGAATACAAGGTGCATGTGTCCCAATCACATTACAAAGCACTAGTCATAATGGCTCAAAATAAGAACGATGCTGGTCATGCATTCTGTGATGAATTAAAAGCAGCTGGAACTTAAGTAACAAAAATTATCTATTAATTAAGGACAGGAAAAGATGTCCGTGTTACTGAGATATAAACACTTGAGATTTGCCTAACCAAACCATTTAATTCTAGCATCTATACTGTCTCACTGGTAAAATATAATTCTTATGCAATTTTTGTGCAACATTTGCAAATCTAATCCTGGTTCAGCCTATCCAAAACCAGTCGCTTGTACAAAAGAAGTATAAACAGATCATTGATTAAGATGAGTGAGAGGGTCACAGAATAGGAagtacattcatttttttgtaagACTAGACAGCAACAGAAAGGAAAATAACACTCATGTAGAAAAAAGCCTGCTTGCAGGTACATGAGTAGTTTGTaaattgtcattttgtattATAATAATCATTTCAACAATGCTGAGGTTTTAGAAAAGACGAATTGTGAGTCTGCGCAAGCTGAATTTGTCAATCAAGTTTAAACCCATCTGGTCCTCAATTCAAGAAGTCCTCCCAGCCTCCGCGGTCCTTTGCTGGCTGAATCCACAACAAacagattttgttaatgttcaGTTTTGACTATCCAACAAACAATACAGGCAACAGTTTCTGGTACATATAATTTCTACAGATTCAGTGTCATTTATAAAGTTTGAAGAAGAAATTTTCATCAAATATACAGCAAAAACAATACTAGTTCatcaattgaaaatgaaaatttgaactGAATGCTTTTGCCTAAACACAAAAAGAAATAACTCAGTAAAAGGGAAGTAACTACAAGTCACCTACTTTCTCTGGCTTTTTCTTCTTTGCCTTTTCAATCATCTTCTTTGCATACTTGTCAGATTGTCCGTTCGCTTCCTAAGCAAGGACAGATGTACAATAATTGTTCATCAGTCAATAGAATACTTAATGATACATGTTTCACCTTCCATGTATGCCATTCTTTGATTGTAACTTACAGTACTTTCTTCATTAAAGATAAATTATTGTGTATCATATTTCTCATAAAACAACTGTACCTTCTCATAAAACAACTGTACCTTCTCATAAAACAACTGTACCTTCTTATAAAACAACCTTCTTACAAAACTGTACCTTCTTATAAAACAACTGTACCTTCAGCTAAAATGATACACGTTTCACCTTCCATGTTTGCCATTCTTTGATTGTAACTTACGGTACTTTCTTCATTAAAGATAAATTATTGTGTATCATATTTCTCATAAAACAACTGTACCTTCTCATAGAACACAGCTACCTTCAGCTAAAATGATACAACCTACATGATAAGAAAGTCATGACGTTCTAGAGCTGAATTCAATATTGCgtaagctggatttgtgtacCAAATTTCGTATTCAATTCCTCGGAAGAAACAACTGGAAAATATCAGTCTTTGAGTCAGGGTTATTTCCTGTGTGATCATACTCACATCTTTACTCTTTGACTTGCCCTCCGAGCCTTTGAGTTTCTTTATCAGATCAAATAGTCCACCGCCAACTCCTGATGCTTTAGGCTGCTGTTGTGTTTCCTGTGACTCTCCCTGTGATGTTTCCTGTAGATTGTCTGTGGGCTTTTCTTCAGATATTTCTTCTGGCTTTACCTGTATTTCCTGCAATGGTTCCGCAGCCTATCAGAAACAACAGGTTCATGGAAGGATTCGAACACCCATAGACATGAACTTCTTATTGATAAGTATACCTTTTCGTagtaaaattgttttgaaaaacaacCACACAGTCAAGACTGCTATATCTTAAGACTAGTATCAAACAGGAAATGTTTTAGTGACCACCATCATatagtcaagtttattgcataacaggtacaatgtacggcaaataacatgcATTGGAATAACAACTACGTATATACTGTA contains these protein-coding regions:
- the LOC136430140 gene encoding cytosolic non-specific dipeptidase-like isoform X1, with amino-acid sequence MAAPEFLQKIFSYIDDHQEEYVKRLSDVVAIKSVSAWPEVRGEVTRMVKHTAKELEALGATVELCDLGMQKHPDGSEIPLPPCILGYLGKDPKKKTVAVYGHLDVQPAHKEDGWDTEPFVLTEIDGKMYGRGSTDDKGPVLGWLNCIEAYQKIGQELPVNLKFIFEGMEESGSEGLDDLLISKKDSFLKDVDYVCISDNYWLGKNKPCITYGLRGICYFFLEVQCATKDLHSGVFGGSVHEAMTDLIGLMSSLVDTKGNIKVPGINEMVTTVTDEELASYEPIDFDMETYRADLGHKRLLHDTKAGILMHRWRFPTLSLHGIEGSFDGAGAKTVIPRKVIGKFSLRLVPDMLPDQVEKCVVDYLNKLHKNSGSPNEISVTMGHGGKPWVSDFNHPHYIAGRKATKTVWNCEPDLTREGGSIPVTLTFQEVTGKNVMLLPMGACDDGAHSQNEKFDRKNYIQGTKLLAAYLHEVSQLE
- the LOC136430140 gene encoding cytosolic non-specific dipeptidase-like isoform X2 produces the protein MAAPEFLQKIFSYIDDHQEEYVKRLSDVVAIKSVSAWPEVRGEVTRMVKHTAKELEALGATVELCDLGMQKHPDGSEIPLPPCILGYLGKDPKKKTVAVYGHLDVQPAHKEDGWDTEPFVLTEIDGKMYGRGSTDDKGPVLGWLNCIEAYQKIGQELPVNLKFIFEGMEESGSEGLDDLLISKKDSFLKDVDYVCISDNYWLGKNKPCITYGLRGICYFFLEVQCATKDLHSGVFGGSVHEAMTDLIGLMSSLVDTKGNIKVPGINEMVTTVTDEELASYEPIDFDMETYRADLGHKRLLHDTKAGILMHRWRFPTLSLHGIEGSFDGAGAKTVIPRKVIGKFSLRLVPDMLPDQVEKCVVDYLNKLHKNSGSPNEISVTMGHGGKPWVSDFNHPHYIAGRKATKTVWGVEPDLTRDGCSIPVTLTFADVTGKNVMLLPMGACDDGAHSQNEKFNKKNYFMGTKLLAAYLHEVSQLE
- the LOC136430145 gene encoding uncharacterized protein; its protein translation is MLTHKVSNTHRRTSSRFIHIPRHLNMAEAAEPLQEIQVKPEEISEEKPTDNLQETSQGESQETQQQPKASGVGGGLFDLIKKLKGSEGKSKSKDEANGQSDKYAKKMIEKAKKKKPEKPAKDRGGWEDFLN